One window of Helicobacter sp. MIT 99-5507 genomic DNA carries:
- the rsmD gene encoding 16S rRNA (guanine(966)-N(2))-methyltransferase RsmD, whose product MSSKKINKSSIKIIAGKHKGKILYMDILPNTRPTKSIVKESLFNTLQDSIKDKILIEVFAGYGSIGFEAFSRGAKKVIFIEKDSSSFSILLNNINLFNSPNLVAYNEDSLIFLEQFCKNNKFDILYLDPPFCLDYEVIFTLLSKLDLSNKIVIMEHISSFVMPKRLNNLSLYKSRKFGRSTLSYYF is encoded by the coding sequence ATGTCCTCAAAAAAAATCAATAAATCTAGTATAAAGATAATTGCAGGAAAACATAAAGGCAAGATTCTATACATGGATATTTTGCCAAATACGCGTCCTACAAAATCAATAGTAAAAGAATCTTTATTTAATACTCTACAAGATTCTATAAAAGATAAAATTTTGATAGAAGTTTTTGCAGGTTATGGCAGTATAGGATTTGAAGCTTTTAGTAGAGGCGCAAAAAAAGTGATTTTTATAGAAAAGGATTCTAGTTCTTTTTCTATTTTGCTTAATAATATAAATCTATTTAATAGCCCAAATTTGGTAGCTTATAATGAAGATTCTCTTATTTTTTTAGAGCAATTTTGTAAAAATAACAAATTTGATATTTTGTATTTAGACCCACCATTTTGTCTTGATTATGAGGTAATTTTTACATTATTATCAAAGCTAGATTTATCAAATAAAATTGTAATAATGGAGCATATTTCAAGCTTTGTTATGCCTAAGAGGCTAAATAATCTAAGTTTATATAAAAGTAGAAAATTTGGCAGAAGCACTCTTAGTTATTATTTTTAA
- the fliL gene encoding flagellar basal body-associated protein FliL: MADDKKSNNKFIVIIIIVLILVALLLGVAFYFMTKSPAQEEAAQMQNAVTQDNAQTGNASIGASSSGNYMRVGSIYQLDQFIVNLLAQSGRRYLKTTISLEMTNPELQNEIVTKLPAIRDTIIDVLSSKSLEEVSTTRGKEKTKEEIVQRLNEFLVDGKIRNIFFVDYAIQ; this comes from the coding sequence ATGGCTGATGATAAAAAATCTAATAATAAGTTTATTGTGATAATTATTATAGTGCTTATTCTAGTTGCATTATTGCTTGGAGTGGCATTTTATTTTATGACTAAAAGTCCAGCACAAGAAGAAGCAGCTCAAATGCAAAATGCAGTCACTCAAGATAATGCACAGACAGGAAATGCCTCTATTGGTGCTTCAAGTAGTGGAAATTATATGAGAGTTGGTTCTATTTATCAGCTTGATCAATTTATAGTAAATTTACTTGCTCAAAGTGGCAGAAGATATTTAAAAACAACAATATCACTAGAGATGACAAATCCTGAATTACAAAATGAAATAGTCACCAAATTGCCAGCAATAAGAGATACTATTATTGATGTTTTATCTTCAAAATCATTAGAGGAAGTTTCTACCACAAGAGGAAAAGAAAAAACCAAAGAAGAAATAGTGCAGAGATTAAATGAATTTTTAGTCGATGGAAAAATAAGAAATATATTTTTTGTAGATTATGCGATTCAATGA
- the acpS gene encoding holo-ACP synthase produces the protein MIGIDLVSIKRIESLVKKYDMTFLKKILNNDEISLVKNNNNFNINRISGFFATKEALSKALGCGIGKDLRFCDICIYKDDKGKPKIKLDSAVIKRFNIKNIDLSISHDKDYAVAVVQVCN, from the coding sequence ATGATAGGAATTGATTTAGTATCGATAAAACGCATAGAATCTTTGGTAAAAAAATATGATATGACTTTTTTAAAAAAGATTCTAAATAATGATGAAATATCACTTGTAAAAAATAATAACAACTTTAATATCAACAGAATCTCTGGTTTTTTTGCTACAAAAGAAGCTTTGTCAAAAGCTCTTGGATGTGGGATTGGTAAGGATTTGAGATTCTGTGATATTTGTATTTATAAAGATGATAAAGGCAAACCAAAAATTAAATTAGATTCTGCAGTGATAAAAAGATTTAATATAAAAAATATAGATTTATCCATAAGCCATGATAAAGATTATGCAGTAGCAGTAGTGCAAGTTTGTAATTAG
- the ilvN gene encoding acetolactate synthase small subunit, producing the protein MKKRRIISVTVLNEHSVLSRISGLFAGRGYNIESLTVAPLQNSELSRITIVTSGDEKVFEQIVKQLHKLIPVLSVIEDEDLIEKETILAKIPIDQSISDIDALCKAYNGGIANANDKYIILTITDNPNRIDCFIKAIKQFKPKEIIRSGVIAIEQH; encoded by the coding sequence ATGAAAAAACGAAGAATTATATCTGTAACTGTTCTTAATGAACATAGTGTTTTATCTCGTATTTCAGGATTGTTTGCAGGTAGAGGATATAATATAGAATCTCTAACGGTTGCTCCCTTGCAAAATAGTGAATTATCAAGAATTACAATAGTTACAAGCGGTGATGAAAAAGTATTTGAACAAATAGTAAAACAACTACACAAGCTAATACCAGTTTTAAGTGTTATTGAAGATGAAGACTTGATCGAAAAAGAAACAATTCTTGCAAAAATACCTATAGATCAATCAATTAGCGATATTGATGCATTATGTAAAGCATACAATGGAGGTATAGCAAATGCAAATGATAAATACATCATACTAACAATTACAGATAATCCAAATCGCATTGATTGCTTTATCAAAGCAATAAAACAATTTAAACCAAAAGAAATAATAAGAAGCGGGGTAATAGCAATTGAACAACATTAA
- the minD gene encoding septum site-determining protein MinD — MVITITSGKGGVGKSTAVGNISVGLANRGKKVVAIDFDIGLRNLDMILGLENRIVYDVIDVMEGKCNLNQALINDKRTKSLYFLPASQNKDKNILDKDKVKILIEELKQNFDFIIIDSPAGIESGFEHAIFWADRALIVVTPEVSSVRDADRVIGIIDAKSDKAKNGEEVAKHLIINRIKPDLIKKGDMMSSDDVLTILGIPLIGLIPEDEKIVSATNSGEPVIYNKKTKSAKAYERISDRILGKDVPFIVENDSFFSRFFK; from the coding sequence ATTGTTATTACTATTACTTCAGGCAAAGGTGGTGTTGGTAAATCAACTGCTGTTGGAAATATATCTGTTGGTTTAGCAAATCGTGGAAAAAAAGTCGTAGCAATAGATTTCGATATAGGACTTAGAAATCTTGATATGATTTTAGGTCTTGAAAACAGAATAGTCTATGATGTAATCGATGTTATGGAAGGTAAATGCAATCTAAACCAAGCATTAATTAATGATAAAAGAACAAAATCTCTATATTTTTTACCAGCATCTCAAAATAAAGATAAAAATATTCTTGATAAAGACAAAGTAAAGATTCTAATTGAAGAATTAAAGCAAAATTTTGATTTTATTATTATTGATTCACCAGCGGGTATTGAAAGCGGATTTGAACACGCTATTTTTTGGGCTGATAGAGCGCTTATTGTAGTAACTCCAGAGGTTAGCAGTGTGCGAGATGCTGATAGAGTCATTGGTATAATTGATGCAAAAAGTGATAAAGCAAAAAATGGGGAAGAGGTGGCAAAACATCTAATCATAAATAGAATCAAGCCTGATTTGATAAAAAAAGGTGACATGATGAGTAGTGATGATGTGCTTACCATACTTGGAATCCCTCTTATTGGGCTAATACCAGAAGATGAAAAAATAGTATCAGCGACAAATAGTGGAGAACCAGTAATTTATAACAAAAAAACAAAAAGCGCAAAAGCATATGAAAGAATAAGCGATCGAATATTAGGCAAAGATGTGCCTTTTATAGTAGAAAATGATAGCTTTTTTAGCAGATTTTTTAAATAA
- a CDS encoding type II secretion system protein → MKRSGFSMIELVFVIVILGVLAAVAVPRFVTTRTDAQVAMARSDIASTLKAIPARVFAENIDPTASTPTGFSSWGEWMIDTGGLDRGRWKAGNSGTSNNPGIEPLGNVVTQSGSNQTGGCGHIIQLNTATGNLIFDPAQISGVGGGANSGGNSGTFCKALKESYPSGSNRIIPLATTGAVKF, encoded by the coding sequence ATGAAAAGAAGTGGTTTTTCAATGATTGAGTTGGTATTCGTAATCGTTATTTTAGGTGTGCTTGCTGCTGTTGCGGTTCCTAGATTTGTAACTACAAGGACAGATGCGCAAGTGGCAATGGCAAGAAGTGATATTGCTTCTACACTAAAGGCGATCCCTGCAAGAGTTTTTGCAGAAAATATAGATCCTACAGCATCAACTCCTACTGGATTTAGCTCTTGGGGAGAGTGGATGATAGATACAGGAGGACTTGATAGAGGTAGATGGAAAGCTGGAAATAGTGGAACTAGTAACAACCCAGGAATTGAACCACTTGGTAATGTTGTAACACAAAGTGGAAGCAATCAAACTGGCGGATGTGGACATATTATTCAATTAAATACAGCTACAGGAAATCTAATTTTTGATCCAGCCCAAATAAGCGGTGTAGGAGGCGGTGCAAATAGCGGTGGAAATAGTGGAACATTCTGCAAAGCTCTAAAAGAATCTTACCCAAGTGGTTCAAATAGAATTATCCCTCTTGCTACAACTGGAGCAGTGAAATTCTAA
- a CDS encoding flagellar FLiS export co-chaperone, whose translation MNDNDILATFKKHLCGIKEVDCNITKNQIYNFGETMKGINEFVGAIQTISLNLTKIKDIFEKIQWIDDLLSTESDTLNLQTERNNYLSSIKHLVDNAKFMGIELFDVELSCAINGKQFSLDVSSPLNYLNDDIYEYCITKINELNMLQSQISKSLSEQDDEANNINDYSDVKGDLLNLFK comes from the coding sequence ATGAATGATAATGATATATTAGCTACATTTAAAAAGCATTTATGTGGCATAAAAGAAGTTGATTGCAATATTACAAAAAATCAAATCTATAATTTTGGCGAAACAATGAAGGGTATCAATGAATTTGTTGGTGCAATTCAAACTATAAGCCTAAACCTAACTAAGATTAAAGATATATTTGAAAAGATTCAATGGATTGATGATTTATTAAGCACAGAATCTGATACATTAAATTTACAGACAGAAAGAAACAATTATCTATCAAGTATCAAACATTTAGTCGATAATGCAAAATTTATGGGCATTGAATTATTTGATGTGGAATTATCTTGTGCCATAAATGGGAAGCAATTTAGCCTTGATGTCTCTAGTCCGCTTAATTATCTAAATGATGATATTTATGAATATTGTATTACTAAAATAAATGAGTTAAATATGCTTCAATCTCAAATAAGTAAATCTTTAAGCGAGCAAGATGATGAGGCAAATAATATTAATGATTATAGTGATGTAAAAGGTGATTTATTGAATCTGTTTAAATAA
- a CDS encoding primosomal protein N', with product MKESNKSIGANLNYYNIAPLRLNLQPLTYHSDIEIKDYQLVDIEIKKKNTLGVVISKCEKPDFNTLEAKPKDLYFNDIQVTLANFISNYYCANLGLCFSLFVSLDHKDNVKIDKNTQSILLNNTLNHSQNLALDFIRNHKKTLLFGDTGSGKTEIYINMILETIKNGKNVLFLMPEISLTPQMEKRLKNVFGDLVCIWHSKITKKNKNQYLENLHKYRIIAGARSALFLPLQNLGLIIVDEEHDDAYKSNTTPKYNARDLSIYLSIKHNIKLILGSATPSIVSYYHFKNSGEIFRLKGRYFDSKKEIVFENSSTKLTPNLLQKIESTLQNKKQVIVFIPIRANFKTIMCNICGNSIKCKNCSISMSVHLKKNALVCHYCGYMEKLSDICPNCGSNEFVALNVGTQEIAKELKEKFPQNRIEIFDRDEIKTDNKLKKILNEFNDNNIDILVGTQMLSKGHDYHNVYLSVILGIDNLLNSSDFRAFEKSMALIYQISGRCARKEDGEVFIQTLNQNTFKSFLNDYEDFLSFELKHRKDFYPPYVKLALISSSNKNDKIARELIESCKKIVESNKFIEIVGLNKAPIERINGSWRYFMLLRTHNIKDLLACIYLLKDKQVSIDIDPLHLL from the coding sequence ATTAAGGAATCTAACAAATCAATTGGAGCAAATCTGAATTACTACAATATTGCTCCACTAAGATTAAATCTCCAACCTCTAACATACCATAGCGATATAGAAATCAAAGATTATCAATTAGTAGATATAGAAATAAAGAAAAAAAATACTCTAGGGGTGGTTATCTCTAAATGTGAAAAGCCAGATTTTAACACACTAGAGGCAAAACCAAAAGATTTGTATTTTAATGATATTCAAGTTACTTTAGCTAATTTTATTAGCAATTATTATTGTGCAAATCTTGGGCTTTGTTTTTCTTTGTTTGTTTCACTTGACCATAAAGATAATGTAAAAATCGATAAAAACACTCAATCGATATTATTAAACAATACTCTAAATCATTCGCAGAATCTAGCATTAGATTTTATAAGAAATCACAAAAAGACATTATTGTTTGGCGATACAGGAAGTGGAAAAACAGAAATCTATATCAATATGATTTTAGAAACTATAAAAAATGGTAAAAATGTTTTATTTTTAATGCCAGAGATTTCACTTACTCCACAAATGGAGAAAAGATTAAAAAATGTTTTTGGAGATTTAGTTTGTATTTGGCACTCAAAAATCACAAAAAAAAACAAAAATCAATATTTAGAGAATCTACATAAATACAGAATCATAGCAGGTGCGCGTTCGGCATTATTTTTACCATTGCAGAATCTTGGATTGATTATTGTTGATGAAGAACATGATGATGCGTATAAATCAAATACTACTCCAAAATACAATGCAAGAGATTTGAGCATATATCTATCAATAAAGCATAATATCAAGCTAATCTTAGGCAGTGCAACACCTAGCATTGTTAGCTATTATCATTTTAAAAATAGTGGTGAGATTTTTCGACTAAAAGGCAGATATTTTGATAGCAAAAAAGAGATTGTTTTTGAAAATTCTAGCACGAAGCTAACACCAAATTTATTGCAAAAAATAGAATCTACATTACAAAATAAAAAACAAGTAATCGTATTTATACCAATTCGTGCAAATTTTAAAACGATTATGTGCAATATTTGTGGTAATAGTATAAAATGTAAAAATTGTTCTATTTCCATGAGTGTGCATTTAAAAAAGAATGCTCTAGTTTGTCATTATTGTGGATATATGGAGAAATTAAGCGATATTTGCCCTAATTGTGGCAGTAATGAATTTGTAGCATTAAATGTAGGAACTCAAGAAATTGCAAAAGAATTAAAAGAAAAATTTCCACAAAATAGAATTGAGATTTTTGATAGAGATGAGATAAAAACAGATAATAAATTAAAAAAGATTCTAAATGAATTTAATGATAATAATATTGATATTTTGGTTGGCACTCAAATGCTAAGCAAAGGGCATGATTATCATAATGTATATTTATCTGTTATACTAGGTATTGACAATCTCTTAAATAGTAGTGATTTTAGAGCATTTGAAAAATCCATGGCTCTTATTTATCAAATATCTGGACGCTGTGCTAGAAAAGAAGATGGCGAGGTTTTTATCCAAACACTAAATCAAAATACTTTTAAGTCATTTTTGAATGATTATGAAGATTTTTTATCTTTTGAATTAAAACATAGAAAAGATTTTTATCCTCCGTATGTTAAATTAGCCTTGATTTCATCAAGCAATAAAAATGATAAGATCGCAAGAGAGTTAATAGAATCTTGTAAAAAGATAGTAGAATCTAATAAATTTATTGAAATTGTTGGGCTAAATAAAGCACCAATAGAGCGTATAAATGGTAGTTGGAGATATTTTATGCTACTTAGGACGCACAATATAAAAGATCTTTTGGCTTGTATCTATTTATTAAAAGACAAGCAGGTATCTATTGATATCGATCCATTGCATTTATTATAA
- the uvrB gene encoding excinuclease ABC subunit UvrB gives MSKFILNSDFKPAGDQPQAIEMLTNSIKNKNQYQMLLGVTGSGKTYTMANIIANLQMPTLIMSHNKSLCAQLYSEFKSFFPQNKVEYFISHFDYYQPEAYIPRRDLFIEKDSSINDDLERYRLSATTSLLAYDDVIVIASVSANYGLGNPKEYLQMIEKIQIGDRKKHRDFLERLVSMGYTRSLTHLKRGEFRTNGDVIDIYPAYIEDEVLRVEFFDDEVEKISFIDSIDSKELRKLDSYVLYAANPFIVEQDRLKGAINSIESELESRLIDFKDNEVAYTRLKSRTEFDLEMIKENGICKGIENYARHLTGKNPGETPYCLIDYFECKNKPYLIIVDESHVSLPQFGGMYAGDRSRKEVLVEYGFRLPSALDNRPLNFDEFINKAPHYLFVSATPSELELNLSKENIAEQIVRPTGLLDPLCEIKDSKKQVELLHDELKIVINRGERALVGALTKKMAEDLCKYYNDLGIKCQYLHSDIDAIERNHLIRSLRFGEFDVLIGVNLLREGLDLPEVSLVAILDADKEGFLRSQTSLIQTMGRAARNVNGKVIFFAQKITKSMQAALDESNYRRNKQEAFNKANNITPQSTKRNIEDELKIASSDEKIKIKGKIPKSERNKIIKDLTKQMHTAAKALEFEEAARLRDEIAKIRNMK, from the coding sequence ATGAGTAAATTTATATTAAATTCTGATTTCAAACCAGCAGGCGATCAGCCACAAGCAATAGAAATGCTAACAAATAGTATCAAAAATAAAAATCAATACCAAATGCTTCTTGGAGTTACAGGTAGTGGCAAAACTTACACAATGGCAAATATTATTGCAAATCTACAAATGCCAACACTAATAATGTCACATAACAAAAGCTTGTGTGCTCAACTTTATAGTGAATTTAAAAGTTTTTTTCCACAAAACAAAGTTGAATATTTTATATCACATTTTGATTATTATCAACCAGAAGCATATATCCCAAGAAGAGATTTATTTATAGAAAAAGATTCTAGTATTAATGATGATTTAGAGAGATATAGGCTATCTGCTACGACTTCACTTCTTGCATATGATGATGTTATTGTAATAGCAAGTGTTTCTGCAAACTATGGCTTAGGGAATCCAAAAGAATATCTACAAATGATTGAAAAAATACAAATTGGAGATAGAAAAAAACATAGAGATTTTTTAGAGCGATTAGTGAGTATGGGATATACACGAAGTCTCACACATTTAAAGCGAGGTGAGTTTAGAACAAATGGCGATGTGATTGATATTTATCCTGCATATATTGAAGATGAAGTCCTTAGAGTCGAATTTTTTGATGATGAAGTTGAAAAAATATCATTTATAGATTCTATTGATAGCAAAGAATTAAGAAAACTAGATAGCTATGTCCTTTATGCAGCAAATCCATTTATAGTAGAGCAAGATAGGCTTAAGGGTGCTATAAATAGCATAGAAAGTGAATTAGAATCTAGACTAATTGATTTTAAAGATAATGAAGTAGCTTATACTAGGCTAAAAAGCAGAACAGAATTTGATTTAGAAATGATAAAAGAAAATGGAATCTGCAAAGGAATAGAAAATTATGCGAGACATCTAACGGGTAAAAATCCAGGTGAAACGCCATATTGTTTAATTGATTATTTTGAATGTAAAAATAAACCATATCTAATAATAGTAGATGAATCTCATGTAAGTCTTCCACAATTTGGTGGTATGTATGCAGGTGATAGAAGTAGAAAAGAAGTGCTTGTAGAATATGGGTTTAGATTGCCTAGTGCGCTAGATAATCGCCCGCTCAATTTTGATGAATTTATAAATAAAGCGCCACATTATCTATTTGTATCAGCAACACCAAGCGAACTAGAACTAAATCTTAGCAAAGAAAATATTGCAGAGCAAATAGTCCGTCCTACAGGACTTTTAGATCCACTTTGTGAAATAAAAGATAGCAAAAAACAAGTTGAGCTTCTACATGATGAGCTAAAAATAGTAATAAATAGAGGCGAGAGGGCATTAGTAGGTGCGCTTACTAAAAAAATGGCAGAAGATTTATGTAAATATTACAATGATTTGGGAATAAAATGTCAATATTTACATAGTGATATTGATGCGATTGAACGAAATCATTTAATAAGATCTCTTAGATTTGGTGAATTTGATGTGTTAATTGGAGTAAATCTTTTACGAGAAGGGCTTGATTTGCCAGAAGTGAGCCTTGTAGCTATCCTTGATGCTGATAAAGAGGGTTTTTTGCGTAGCCAAACAAGCCTTATTCAAACTATGGGAAGAGCTGCAAGAAATGTAAATGGAAAAGTAATATTTTTTGCTCAAAAGATTACAAAAAGTATGCAAGCGGCACTTGATGAAAGTAATTATAGGCGAAACAAACAAGAAGCATTTAATAAAGCCAATAATATCACTCCACAAAGCACAAAAAGAAATATAGAAGATGAATTAAAGATTGCAAGCAGTGATGAAAAAATAAAGATAAAAGGTAAGATTCCAAAGAGTGAACGAAATAAAATCATAAAAGATTTGACAAAACAAATGCATACTGCTGCAAAAGCATTAGAATTTGAAGAAGCTGCAAGATTGCGTGATGAAATCGCAAAAATTAGAAATATGAAATAA
- the minE gene encoding cell division topological specificity factor MinE, with protein MFFWKKNKSADDAKNRLVVALAHDRTSNIPYMEDMKNEILAVIRKYTQTNKIDIKADSNQNVNMLEIEIILNEKDT; from the coding sequence ATGTTTTTTTGGAAAAAGAATAAATCTGCAGATGATGCAAAAAATAGGCTTGTAGTAGCTCTGGCTCATGATAGAACATCAAATATACCATATATGGAAGATATGAAGAATGAGATTCTAGCAGTTATTAGAAAATATACACAAACAAACAAAATAGATATAAAGGCAGATTCTAATCAAAATGTAAATATGTTAGAAATAGAAATTATACTAAATGAAAAAGATACATAA
- a CDS encoding M99 family carboxypeptidase catalytic domain-containing protein, with translation MRFLIFFIFILFISAKPINFSLYKLDSNNPSNKPALLVISGIQGDEPGGFNATSILIKHYKVYDGSVWVVPNLNQYSILRNNRGIYGDMNRKFAKLDKSDPEYQIVQDIKKIILDENVIKILHLHDGSGFYREDYINNMLNQNRWGNCSVIDQGTLFEYNDLNDNISQVVEYINGNLLDELHRYRVRNTNTANGDIEQEKSLTYFATINKKMAFANEASKSLPLNQRVYYHLLSIEGMMKSMNIKFERDFNLDIKSIDKLINHEDTNIVINDIIELPLYNIKPVINHFPIQKENIDFYSNTPIVWLFKDEKNYRIKHGNKNLVYLKPFYTEFDYSLKNVNIIIDNNEIEIPIGTIISIKDSFEIPPLPYRVNVIGYYKDGVDSEVGIKIKKKDLMDRFSIDKDNKKYRIEFYKQTKGQKDKFAGMIIVDFKD, from the coding sequence TTGAGATTTTTAATATTTTTTATATTTATTTTATTTATAAGTGCCAAGCCAATAAATTTTAGTTTATATAAATTAGATTCAAATAATCCTAGCAATAAACCAGCATTGCTCGTAATATCTGGAATCCAAGGCGATGAGCCTGGGGGATTTAATGCTACATCAATACTTATAAAGCATTATAAAGTATATGATGGAAGCGTATGGGTAGTGCCAAATCTAAATCAATATAGCATTCTTAGAAATAATCGTGGAATCTATGGTGATATGAATAGAAAATTTGCAAAACTCGACAAAAGTGACCCTGAATATCAAATAGTGCAAGATATAAAAAAAATAATATTAGATGAAAATGTGATTAAAATCTTACATTTACACGATGGAAGTGGTTTTTACAGGGAAGACTATATAAACAATATGCTTAATCAAAATAGATGGGGAAATTGCTCTGTAATAGATCAAGGCACACTATTTGAATATAATGATTTAAATGACAATATCTCTCAAGTAGTAGAATATATAAATGGCAATCTTTTAGATGAATTACATAGATATAGAGTTAGAAATACAAATACTGCAAATGGTGATATAGAACAAGAAAAAAGCCTGACATATTTTGCAACAATCAATAAAAAAATGGCATTTGCAAATGAAGCATCAAAAAGCTTGCCGCTAAATCAAAGAGTGTATTATCATCTACTTAGTATTGAGGGTATGATGAAAAGTATGAATATAAAATTTGAGCGAGATTTTAACCTTGATATAAAAAGTATAGATAAATTGATAAATCATGAAGATACAAATATAGTAATAAATGATATCATCGAGCTACCATTATACAACATCAAGCCTGTTATAAATCATTTTCCAATACAAAAAGAAAATATAGATTTTTATTCAAATACTCCTATTGTATGGCTTTTTAAAGATGAAAAAAACTATAGAATAAAGCATGGAAACAAAAATCTAGTCTATCTAAAACCATTTTATACAGAATTTGATTATTCATTAAAAAATGTAAATATCATCATTGATAATAATGAAATAGAAATACCAATTGGCACAATAATATCTATAAAAGATAGTTTTGAGATTCCACCGCTTCCATATAGAGTAAATGTGATAGGGTATTATAAAGATGGTGTGGATTCTGAAGTTGGAATCAAAATAAAAAAGAAAGATTTGATGGATAGATTTAGCATTGATAAAGATAACAAAAAATATAGAATTGAATTTTACAAACAAACAAAAGGACAAAAAGATAAATTTGCAGGAATGATAATAGTTGATTTCAAAGACTAA
- the lpxD gene encoding UDP-3-O-(3-hydroxymyristoyl)glucosamine N-acyltransferase encodes MRLYEILEKLNIDSNEIKDFDVLSLMPPQYATKNDISYINDDKYISSIKQCKAGVIFVDIKHKDKNLGENIIFVKNPYLVFANITHFFQSNQIKNLESCKKEYSDTKIYGGAFIGENVQIGKNCIIMPNAVICDNVKIGNNVKIYPNVTIYKDCIIGNNVNIHAGSVIGSDGFGYAHTSDGEHIKIEHLGNVIIEDDVEIGANTTIDRAVLNSTIIKKGAKIDNLVQIGHNCVIGEYTILVSQVGFAGSTTTGRNVVCGGQVGTGGHIHIGDFVQVAGRGAVSKNLPPNTKWGGHPIMELKTWQKLQVKIRNLLK; translated from the coding sequence ATGAGATTGTATGAAATATTAGAAAAACTAAATATAGATTCAAATGAAATAAAAGATTTTGATGTCTTATCTTTGATGCCCCCACAATATGCAACAAAAAATGATATAAGCTATATAAATGATGATAAATATATTTCATCTATAAAGCAGTGCAAAGCTGGAGTGATATTTGTAGATATAAAACACAAAGATAAGAATCTTGGTGAAAATATCATCTTTGTCAAAAATCCATATTTAGTATTTGCAAATATAACTCATTTTTTTCAATCTAATCAAATTAAAAACTTAGAATCCTGCAAAAAAGAATATAGTGATACAAAAATCTATGGTGGTGCGTTTATCGGAGAAAATGTCCAAATTGGGAAAAATTGCATCATCATGCCAAATGCTGTAATTTGTGATAATGTCAAAATTGGCAATAATGTCAAAATCTATCCAAATGTAACAATCTATAAAGATTGCATAATTGGTAATAATGTCAATATTCATGCAGGAAGTGTAATAGGTTCTGATGGTTTTGGATATGCACATACTAGTGATGGAGAGCATATAAAAATAGAGCATTTAGGAAATGTGATCATAGAAGATGATGTAGAAATTGGTGCAAATACTACAATAGACAGGGCTGTATTAAATAGCACGATAATAAAAAAAGGTGCAAAAATAGATAATCTAGTCCAAATAGGACATAATTGTGTGATAGGCGAATATACGATTTTAGTATCACAAGTTGGTTTTGCAGGAAGCACTACAACAGGAAGAAATGTAGTTTGTGGCGGTCAAGTAGGTACAGGTGGGCATATTCATATTGGAGATTTTGTCCAAGTTGCAGGCAGAGGTGCTGTATCAAAAAATCTACCACCAAATACAAAATGGGGTGGGCACCCGATAATGGAACTAAAAACATGGCAAAAACTACAAGTAAAAATAAGGAATCTATTAAAATAA
- a CDS encoding DUF904 domain-containing protein: protein MSILDRLTQKVDELLIRINELHEENKKLQLENNALITESQEKDRQINALYDELALRDRGYEDLINKIDEAKK from the coding sequence ATGAGTATTTTAGACAGACTTACACAAAAAGTTGATGAGTTGTTAATTAGGATTAATGAATTGCATGAAGAAAATAAAAAACTTCAATTAGAAAATAATGCATTAATAACAGAATCTCAAGAAAAAGATAGACAAATAAATGCTTTATATGATGAGCTTGCATTAAGAGATAGAGGTTATGAAGATTTGATAAACAAAATAGATGAGGCGAAAAAATAG